The window CTTGGTAATACGCGTCTTTGACCAATAAATTCGGTCCGAGACAACGGACTTCCGGACAATGGCAGCTGATCGATTTTGCCAACGGCCGTTCCAGCCAGCGATCGAGCATAACCGGGAGCGCGTCCTGTTGAATATTGCCCATCGGCGGCGTATCCCCGAAGTCCGTGACGATGACATCACCCGTGAAAATATTGACATTCAAACGGGAACGGCCGTCCGGGTCGTTCCGCAACGACACATTCGGGCTGTCATACAGACGCGCCAGCAGTTCCAAATCTTCCCGCTTGTCACTGCAAGGGTAGAACGGCAATGTCCCGAACAGCATCCACGTCGATTCATCCCGGATATCGAGCAACTGATGGATCGCAGCCCGTGTTTCATCCAATGATAAAACTTCCAGATTCGAGGCAAACGCAACTGGGTACATCGGATGCACCTCATGCCTAGCACATTTCATCTCCCCCACGACTTGCTTGTGGATTTTCTCCAAATACGGGGCAGTCCGTTTATTCAACATCGTCTCTGCGGAAACGAGCACCCCCGCTTCCGAAAGGGCTCG is drawn from Sporosarcina sp. FSL W7-1349 and contains these coding sequences:
- the yfkAB gene encoding radical SAM/CxCxxxxC motif protein YfkAB translates to MKMTPETDPWEAYLDIEKHGRLTLSSIEFTTTYLCNMRCEHCAVGDLLAHQDPDALPLELLISRLEEVPHLRTLSITGGEPMFSKKSVQNYVLPLLEYAHKRGVRTQLNSNLTMPLDRYMMIAPYLDVLHISHNWGTVDDFVEGGFANMERKPPVDKRAEQFQRMIDNSRALSEAGVLVSAETMLNKRTAPYLEKIHKQVVGEMKCARHEVHPMYPVAFASNLEVLSLDETRAAIHQLLDIRDESTWMLFGTLPFYPCSDKREDLELLARLYDSPNVSLRNDPDGRSRLNVNIFTGDVIVTDFGDTPPMGNIQQDALPVMLDRWLERPLAKSISCHCPEVRCLGPNLLVKDAYYQEEDFRGKQSRMERVW